One genomic region from bacterium encodes:
- a CDS encoding prohibitin family protein, which yields MDPRDINSAKDAMRAAMRRGPKRSLLIIGAIIVGFLFLNPWVQVGAGERGVVLNFGAVQKDVLGEGLHFRIPVMQQVARVDVKVQKAQTDAAAASSDLQDVSSTVAINYHIIPDKANIVYQSIGIQFKERIIDPAVQEVVKAVTAKYTAEELITKRPAVSDAMKLLLTERLLIHNISVDAFAIVGFSFSKIFMEAIESKQTAEQLALKAKRDLDRIKIEAEQKITAAKAEAESLRLQRANISSDLIELRKIEANLKAIDKWNGILPQVTGGGAVPFIGLGDTPKR from the coding sequence ATGGACCCTAGGGATATCAACAGCGCCAAGGATGCGATGAGGGCGGCAATGAGGAGAGGCCCCAAGCGGTCGCTGCTCATTATCGGAGCCATTATCGTCGGTTTTCTTTTTTTAAATCCGTGGGTTCAGGTTGGGGCAGGCGAGAGAGGGGTCGTCCTTAATTTTGGCGCTGTCCAGAAGGACGTGCTTGGCGAAGGGCTGCATTTCAGGATCCCGGTAATGCAGCAAGTCGCCCGGGTGGATGTCAAGGTGCAGAAGGCACAGACGGATGCCGCGGCCGCCTCGTCCGACCTTCAGGATGTAAGCTCCACGGTTGCGATCAACTATCACATAATTCCGGACAAGGCGAATATCGTCTATCAGTCCATCGGGATCCAGTTCAAAGAGCGAATCATCGATCCTGCGGTGCAGGAGGTGGTAAAGGCGGTGACCGCCAAATATACGGCGGAAGAGCTGATCACGAAGAGGCCGGCGGTAAGCGATGCGATGAAACTGCTCCTTACCGAAAGGCTTTTAATCCACAACATATCGGTTGACGCGTTCGCGATCGTGGGTTTCAGTTTCTCCAAGATATTCATGGAAGCCATCGAGTCGAAGCAGACGGCGGAACAGCTCGCACTTAAGGCGAAGAGAGACCTCGACAGGATAAAGATCGAGGCGGAGCAGAAGATCACGGCGGCCAAGGCGGAGGCGGAGTCCTTGAGGCTGCAGAGGGCAAATATCTCCTCGGACCTGATTGAACTCAGAAAGATAGAGGCCAATCTCAAGGCGATCGATAAATGGAACGGGATCCTCCCGCAGGTTACCGGCGGCGGGGCCGTGCCATTCATCGGCCTGGGAGATACCCCGAAAAGGTAA
- a CDS encoding TIGR00730 family Rossman fold protein — MKADEFGPGETWRVFRIMSEFVEGFETLKDLGPAISIFGSARTRKDDWSYKVTLKVAQMLAQRGFAIISGGGPGIMEAANKGARMGRGVSVGLNIKLPAEQKPNRYQDVSLTFRHFFARKVMFVKYASGYIIMPGGFGTLDEFFESLTLIQTAKIRRFPVVLMGRKYWEGLIRWLEQTLVDEGTISATDLNLFYLADRPEDAVEHIVKFHRDSIRPTGERRKRSPLPSPASQNE; from the coding sequence ATGAAGGCGGACGAGTTCGGCCCCGGCGAAACGTGGCGCGTTTTCCGGATCATGAGCGAATTCGTGGAGGGGTTCGAGACGCTCAAGGACCTTGGCCCGGCCATCTCGATCTTCGGCAGCGCACGGACGAGGAAGGACGACTGGTCGTACAAGGTTACCCTCAAAGTCGCGCAAATGCTGGCACAGCGAGGGTTCGCCATCATCTCCGGCGGCGGCCCCGGGATCATGGAGGCCGCCAACAAGGGAGCGCGGATGGGGAGGGGCGTCTCCGTCGGGCTCAACATCAAGCTCCCGGCGGAACAGAAGCCGAACCGGTATCAGGACGTGTCGCTCACCTTCCGGCACTTTTTCGCCCGCAAGGTGATGTTCGTGAAATACGCCTCCGGGTACATCATCATGCCGGGGGGGTTCGGAACGCTGGACGAGTTCTTCGAGTCGCTGACCCTCATCCAGACGGCGAAGATCCGGCGGTTCCCGGTCGTGCTGATGGGCCGGAAATATTGGGAGGGACTGATCCGCTGGCTGGAGCAGACGCTGGTCGATGAGGGGACGATCTCCGCGACCGACCTGAACCTCTTCTACCTGGCGGATCGCCCCGAGGATGCGGTCGAACACATCGTGAAATTCCACCGTGACTCGATCCGGCCCACGGGGGAGCGCAGGAAGCGGAGCCCGCTGCCGTCCCCGGCGTCGCAGAACGAATAG
- a CDS encoding glutaredoxin family protein: MAKKIVVYTTPWCGDCKAAKRFLGERGIAYEEVDIEQHPEAAELVMKLNDGMRKVPTLDVEGTIISGDKFNAARFEKDLRDAGAL; encoded by the coding sequence GTGGCGAAGAAGATCGTCGTCTATACCACCCCGTGGTGCGGGGACTGCAAGGCCGCGAAGCGGTTCCTGGGAGAGCGCGGGATCGCGTACGAGGAGGTCGACATCGAGCAGCACCCGGAGGCGGCCGAGCTCGTGATGAAGCTCAACGACGGGATGCGAAAAGTCCCAACCCTCGACGTCGAGGGGACGATCATCTCCGGGGACAAGTTCAACGCCGCCCGGTTCGAGAAAGATCTTCGCGACGCCGGCGCCCTCTGA
- a CDS encoding alpha/beta hydrolase, protein MPYTDAPGFRMYYEEHGCGFPLLLINGLGSDHLEWLHQLPAFESRFRCIVFDNRGTGMTGVPSGPYTTAQMADDAASLLRALGVTRSHVLGVSLGGMISQEVALRHPGLVEGLVLGCTGPGGELSVRPTPEAMAAFALAKGEDPEAELRRMLPFLYTDACIRERPEEIEGFVRRRLDHPTPPEGYLAQLSAAVTHDASSRLERIRARTLVITGDADRLVNWENSLRLAGRIPVATLVVLPGAPHRLFAEAADAFNREVLRFLA, encoded by the coding sequence ATGCCGTATACCGATGCCCCCGGATTCCGGATGTATTACGAGGAGCACGGGTGCGGGTTCCCCCTTCTGCTGATCAACGGGCTGGGGAGCGACCACCTCGAGTGGCTCCACCAGCTTCCCGCCTTCGAATCGCGATTCCGGTGCATCGTCTTCGACAACCGGGGAACCGGGATGACCGGCGTTCCGTCCGGACCGTACACGACGGCGCAGATGGCGGACGACGCGGCGTCGCTGCTGCGGGCTCTGGGCGTTACGCGGTCTCACGTACTCGGCGTTTCCCTGGGGGGGATGATCTCCCAGGAGGTTGCGCTGCGGCACCCGGGTCTGGTGGAGGGGTTGGTGCTGGGGTGCACCGGGCCGGGAGGGGAGCTCTCGGTACGGCCGACCCCGGAGGCGATGGCGGCGTTCGCCCTCGCGAAGGGGGAGGACCCGGAAGCGGAGTTGCGCCGGATGCTCCCGTTTCTTTACACGGACGCCTGCATCCGGGAGCGTCCCGAAGAGATCGAGGGGTTCGTCCGGAGGCGGCTTGACCACCCGACGCCGCCGGAGGGGTATCTCGCGCAGTTGTCCGCCGCGGTGACCCACGACGCGTCGTCGCGGTTGGAGAGGATCCGGGCGAGGACGCTCGTCATCACGGGAGACGCGGACCGCCTGGTGAACTGGGAGAACTCGCTCCGGCTCGCGGGACGGATCCCGGTAGCGACGCTGGTGGTGCTGCCAGGCGCCCCCCACCGTCTCTTCGCGGAGGCCGCCGACGCCTTCAACCGCGAGGTCCTCCGGTTCCTGGCCTGA